In a genomic window of Magnolia sinica isolate HGM2019 chromosome 16, MsV1, whole genome shotgun sequence:
- the LOC131229016 gene encoding small ribosomal subunit protein eS12-like: protein MLEDLSSLIKVFFFFLNLASEKRCPVRFQYTNMSADEGTSVPAETSAPALGEPMDIMTALQLVLKKSLAHDGLARGLHEGAKVIDKHAAQLCVLAEDCNQPDYVKLVRALCADHNVSLISVPSAKTLGEWAGLCKIDSEGKARKVVGCSCVVVKDYGEESEGLHIVQEYVKSH, encoded by the exons ATGTTAGAAGATTTATCTTCACtgattaaagttttttttttttttttgaatttagcGTCAGAAAAGCGGTGCCCGGTCCGATTTCAATATACAAACATGTCTGC TGATGAGGGTACCAGTGTTCCTGCGGAGACATCCGCCCCAGCTCTTGGTGAGCCCATGGACATCATGACCGCTCTCCAGCTCGTGCTGAAGAAATCACTGGCCCATGATGGTCTTGCTCGTGGTCTTCATGAAGGTGCCAAAGTAATCGATAAGCATGCTGCTCAGCTCTGCGTGCTGGCCGAGGACTGCAACCAGCCAGATTATGTGAAACTGGTCAGGGCTCTCTGTGCCGACCACAACGTGAGCTTGATATCGGTCCCGAGTGCTAAAACCCTCGGCGAGTGGGCTGGG CTCTGCAAGATTGACTCAGAGGGGAAGGCAAGGAAGGTTGTTGGTTGTTCCTGTGTTGTGGTGAAG GATTATGGAGAAGAATCAGAGGGTCTTCATATTGTTCAGGAGTACGTGAAGTCCCACTGA